A portion of the Glycine max cultivar Williams 82 chromosome 10, Glycine_max_v4.0, whole genome shotgun sequence genome contains these proteins:
- the LOC100808215 gene encoding putative HVA22-like protein g, with amino-acid sequence MLGVFINRILILVLGYAYPGFECYKTVEKNRVDIEELRFWCKYWIIVALFTVLEKFTDIFVGWVPMYGEMKLVLFVYLWYPKTKGTGYVYETLLRPYVSKHENEIDRTILEWKARGWDYVIFYWQYCAKFGQTAFVQALQHLASQSTRFSANPTTQKNDMQGQSAPPQAAPTQAQASFMKQSSTLSKSKWPPSPPNATTETVEVHHVSQTEYVDEEDEEPCQPEPVTIIDGQDQSVSVKDRINRARARLRRLDSQQQQSPRTPRTLPSPHRQQM; translated from the exons ATGTTGGGGGTTTTCATTAATCGAATCCTTAT TCTCGTTCTGGGGTATGCATACCCTGGATTCGAATGCTATAAAACAGTGGAGAAAAATAGGGTTGATATTGAGGAACTTCGCTTCTGGTGTAAATACTG GATCATTGTGGCACTTTTCACTGTACTTGAAAAGTTCACAGATATATTTGTTGGATG GGTGCCAATGTATGGAGAGATGAAGCTGGTGCTTTTTGTTTACTTGTGGTATCCCAAAACTAAA GGCACGGGATATGTTTACGAGACTCTATTGAGGCCTTACGTATCAAAGCATGAAAATGAGATTGACAGAACAATACTTGAGTGGAAGGCTAGAGGATGGGATTACGTCATATTTTACTGGCAGTATTGTGCCAAATTTGGACAAACTGCATTTGTTCAGGCTCTTCAGCACTTGGCTTCTCAATCTACTAGATTTTCTGCCAACCCGACTACACAG AAGAACGACATGCAAGGTCAAAGTGCCCCACCACAAGCGGCTCCAACCCAGGCCCAAGCCTCCTTCATGAAGCAAAGCAGCACCCTAAGCAAGAGCAAGTGGCCTCCAAGCCCCCCCAACGCCACCACAGAAACCGTGGAGGTTCACCACGTGTCCCAAACCGAATACGTGGACGAGGAAGACGAAGAGCCATGCCAACCCGAACCCGTCACCATCATCGACGGCCAAGATCAGAGTGTGAGCGTCAAGGACAGAATCAACCGCGCACGCGCCAGGCTCAGGCGCTTAGactcacaacaacaacaaagtccTCGTACTCCTCGAACCTTGCCGTCGCCGCATCGACAACAGATGTAA